A genomic stretch from Mya arenaria isolate MELC-2E11 chromosome 10, ASM2691426v1 includes:
- the LOC128204986 gene encoding uncharacterized protein LOC128204986, which translates to MVVIGTDVINKATIVRKFQNAAECSGMTHIEAIGHACAQNDTQPHILLNMDDHKVCFFTSLSSQQATETDPLDIFNYIGDKCLKQLQRQYTFKQNDKRDGEINNVSEQLESKLLTFNGDEDIHISVLDSCYVSCANTEGVDVIEVPKAVVNDMLCKEIEDYVLAAFTAYGFTEYAVFHLYGASPFCLKLQTTLPNTLGDNITIRKCVIKTTRTNFT; encoded by the exons ATGGTAGTTATTGGAACAGATGTGATAAATAAAGCGACCATTGTGAGAAAG TTTCAGAACGCTGCTGAATGTTCAGGAATGACACACATTGAAGCTATTGGACACGCATGTGCACAAAATGACACACAGCCACACATTTTGTTGAATATGGAcg ATCACAAAGTCTGCTTTTTCACATCCCTTTCTAGTCAACAAGCAACTGAAACTGACCCGCTTGATATCTTCAACTACATCGGagataaatgtttgaaacaacTGCAGCGACAATATACGTTTAAACAGAATGATAAAAGGGACGGcgaaataaacaatgtttcagAACAGCTAGAAAGTAAACTACTTACATTTAATGGAGATGAGGACATTCATATTTCTGTGCTTGATTCATGTTATGTTAGCTGCGCTAACACAGAGGGAGTTGATGTTATAGAAGTCCCAAAAGCTGTTGTCAATGACATGCTTTGCAAAGAAATTGAGGACTATGTCCTAGCTGCTTTTACAGCATATGGGTTTACTGAATATGCTGTCTTTCATCTTTATGGTGCTTCGCCATTTTGTCTGAAACTGCAAACCACGCTGCCGAATACTCTCGGAGACAATATTACCATTCGCAAGTGCGTTATAAAAACAACCAGAACGAATTTTACATGA